The stretch of DNA GGTTGGCGTCGTGCTTCTCGGCATAGTTGGGGTGTACGCCGTGGGCGTTGTCGGCCGAGACCAGCAGCGACTTCTGGATGGTCCGGACGAACTCGTCACCTTCGGGCAGCAGGCGCCGCAGGGTCTGTTCGAGCATCGGGCCGTCGGCACCGCAGGCCGAGCAGGAACCGACTTCTTCGTGGTCGTTGCACACCAGCACGCAGGTTTCTTCGGTGTCGGCGGTGAGCAGGGCCTGCAGGCCGGCGTAGCAGGACAACAGGTTGTCCAGGCGCGCACCGGCAATGAAGTCGCCGTGCAGGCCGATGATCGCCGCGCTTTGGGTGTCGTAGAAGCTCAGCTCGTAATCCAGTACCACGTCGGCGTTCAGACCGTGCTCGCGGGCCAGTTGATCAGTCAGTACGGCGCGGAAATCGACGCGCTCGTCACCGGCGAACTGCGCGAGGATCGGCGGTAGCTCGGTCTGCGCATTGATCGCCCAGCCCTGGTTGGCTTCACGGTTGAGGTGAATCGCCAGGTTGGGAATGATCGCGATCGGTGCCTTGAAGTCGATCAACTGGCTTTCGACCTTGCCGTCGCGGCGGAAGGTGACGCGGCCGGCCAGCGACAGGTCGCGGTCGAACCACGGCGCCAGCAGCGCGCCGCCGTAGACTTCAACGCCCAGTTGCCAGAAGCCCTGGCGTTGCAGTTCTGGTTGCGGCTTGACCCGCAGGCACGGGCTGTCGGTGTGGGCACCGACCAGACGGATACCGTCGTGCAGCGGCGAGTTGCGGCCCATTTTGATCGCGACAATCGAGGAGTCGTTGCGGGTGACGTAGTAGCGGCCATTGGCCTCGGTGTTCCACGGCTCGCGCTCGTCGAGGCGCACGTAACCGGCGGCCTCCAGACGCTGAACGAGGCTGGCGGTGGCGTGGAACGGGGTAGGGGAGGCCTTGAGGAAGTCGATCAGGCCTTGGTTCAACTCTTCGCGCATAAGAAGCTCCAGACAGCAATGGGCGGGAGTTTAACGCATCGGCTCAAGGCTTGGGGCATGACAATGCGGATGTTGGTTGCGAACGCAAAACCTGTGGGAGCGGGCTTGCTCGCGAAGACGATGTATCAGCCAATGGCGCTGTGACTGACACGACGCCTTCGCGAGCAAGCCCGCTTCCACAGTGTTCCCCATGGATCAACGAGCAGCGGTCACACGCTTTTTCAGGTAGTTCATGATGACCTTTTCGTCTTCCGGTTTATTCGGGCGCGGCAGCTGTTGCGGCCAGGGGTTCTGGCTCAGCAGTTTCTTCTGACGGCTTTCGTCCCAGCGCAGAATCTCCCGCGAGGCACACTCCCACCATTCGTGTCGGCAGGCGCTGTAATACGGGTTCTCGGGCGCAGCGCTGCCGTACAGCAGATCGCGACCGACCTTGCGCAACGCGCCGCTCTGATGGCGCAGCTTCCATTTGATTTTCAGGCGCTGAAAAGCCGATGGAAACGGTTTGACTCGTGGCACGTCGGTGCACAGGTCCACCAGGCGCTGACTGAACTGCTCGCCGTGCTGGGAGAAGAAGTACGTCTGCATCGCGTGGAAGAAACGTTTTTCGGCAAAATAGTGATAGACGTGTTTGCGCGCCTCCACCACCTGACGTCCGCGCATGGCGTACGACAGGGCAATCTGCTCGATGGTATGGATTTCGAAGCCGCCGAGTGTCCACTCATCGATCAGGCGGATCGACTCTTCGAACAGCGCCGAATCACGTTCGGTCACGCCGCACAAGCCGCTGTTATAGAGCTTGAAGCCGTGGTCCGGGGTCACGCCGTGGCTGCGCAGGTCGCGCCCCAGTTTTTGATAGTCGGCGCGCAGGTGTACGTCTTTCCAGTCGTACTCGAAACGATCCATCACCGAGCAGCTCGGCTCGATGAACTTGAACAGCTGGCTCGGGTGGCGGGTGAACAGGGTGTCGGTGTCGACGAACAGGGTCTTTTGCGCCCACTGCATGCCGGCCGCAATGGCGCAGGCCTTGCGTCGGTGATGATAACCGTGGGTGCCTTGCCAGCGGGTTTGGGTCGCCTCGTCCAGCAACACCGTGTCGACCGGCCAGCCGGCGTAATCCTCAGGGCGGTCGGTGAGAATACGGATGGCCGGACGCTCGCTGTTTTTGGCTTGGGACAGCGCGGTCAGGATGCTGAACTTGGCTTCGCGCCGGTACACATCCTGATTGCCGTAAATCAGGTAAAGCAACTGGTGACGAACTTTCTTGAGGGGTGTTGCCAGGGAATCAATACAACTCATCCGAAACTGAATCCTTGTCTTAACTACAGCGTTGCCATTCAGGCGGCGCTTAAAACGGTGCCGGGCATTCGAAACGCAAGCGCTCGCCGGTTTGCGGGTGGGTGAAGCTCAGCATGCTCGCGTGCAGACACAGGC from Pseudomonas sp. P8_229 encodes:
- a CDS encoding M18 family aminopeptidase, encoding MREELNQGLIDFLKASPTPFHATASLVQRLEAAGYVRLDEREPWNTEANGRYYVTRNDSSIVAIKMGRNSPLHDGIRLVGAHTDSPCLRVKPQPELQRQGFWQLGVEVYGGALLAPWFDRDLSLAGRVTFRRDGKVESQLIDFKAPIAIIPNLAIHLNREANQGWAINAQTELPPILAQFAGDERVDFRAVLTDQLAREHGLNADVVLDYELSFYDTQSAAIIGLHGDFIAGARLDNLLSCYAGLQALLTADTEETCVLVCNDHEEVGSCSACGADGPMLEQTLRRLLPEGDEFVRTIQKSLLVSADNAHGVHPNYAEKHDANHGPKLNAGPVIKVNSNQRYATNSETAGFFRHLCMAEEVPVQSFVVRSDMGCGSTIGPITASHLGVRTVDIGLPTFAMHSIRELCGSHDLAHLVKVLSAFYASRELP